A single region of the Stigmatopora argus isolate UIUO_Sarg chromosome 6, RoL_Sarg_1.0, whole genome shotgun sequence genome encodes:
- the LOC144076314 gene encoding PAK4-inhibitor inka2-like, with the protein MLCLQESSECLREHVHCMMRSLQDLKHLRRTCPSASRHARRPTVGSSLPAVSIGSLSSAPLCHRPRDHRARLRISSASTASTYDSACCLATPLEEEEEEDDFEDDGRSSRLGLNSPSSHKSLDLDSGYSEASWQDEGVVLRRTRNVRVSSSACLRTNRAVSGRVRPKSTSDACLERWTSFEAGDPEDWANALLTRGRSRQPLVLGDNSFADLVKNWMDLPDCPDLPELKPKPRRRLGRSLLVNMRRKLAGLSKSVEERVRMRSADSHLNRTANAPKRLSCPIVSTEPKVPFFHQSHSAIHELDMDFYHFAALLKSGSRQPIICKDIIGYI; encoded by the exons ATG TTGTGTCTCCAAGAGTCAAGCGAGTGTTTGAGGGAGCACGTACACTGCATGATGAGATCGCTTCAAGATCTGAAGCATCTCAGGAGGACGTGTCCCTCAGCCAGCAGACACGCTCGCCGTCCCACCGTCGGCAGCTCGCTTCCAGCCGTCTCTATTGGCAGCCTATCCTCAGCGCCGCTCTGCCACCGGCCCAGAGATCACCGCGCACGTCTTAGGATATCCAGCGCCAGTACGGCCAGCACCTACGACTCAGCCTGCTGCCTGGCCACCCCTctagaggaggaggaagaggaggacgacTTCGAGGACGACGGTCGCAGCAGTCGCTTGGGCCTCAACTCGCCCAGCAGCCACAAGAGTTTGGACTTAGACTCCGGGTACTCGGAGGCTTCATGGCAGGACGAGGGAGTGGTCCTCAGGAGGACGAGGAACGTGCGCGTGTCATCCTCGGCCTGCCTTCGCACCAACAGGGCGGTGAGTGGACGCGTACGTCCCAAATCGACGTCGGACGCGTGTCTGGAAAGGTGGACGTCCTTCGAGGCGGGCGATCCGGAGGACTGGGCCAACGCTTTGCTGACCAGAGGACGCAGTCGCCAACCGCTGGTTCTGGGAGACAACAGCTTTGCTGATCTCGTAAAGAACTGGATGGATCTACCGGACTGTCCCGACCTCCCCGAGCTTAAACCCAAACCCAGACGAAGACTGGGAAGAAGCCTCTTGGTGAACATGCGGAGGAAGTTAGCTGGCTTGTCAAAAAGCGTCGAGGAGAGAGTGAGAATGAGATCCGCCGACTCTCACCTCAACAGAACCGCCAACGCCCCCAAGCGTCTCTCGTGTCCCATCGTCTCAACAGAGCCAAAAGTCCCCTTTTTCCACCAGTCCCACTCGGCCATTCACGAGCTGGACATGGACTTTTACCACTTTGCTGCTCTCTTGAAATCTGGTAGCAGACAGCCCATCATATGCAAAGATATCATTGGCTACATTTAA